A genome region from Fodinibius salicampi includes the following:
- a CDS encoding UDP-glucose dehydrogenase family protein encodes MNIAVIGTGYVGLVSGTCFADSGNKVTCVDINEEKIDQLKEGQIPIYEPGLETLFSRGQREGRLHFTTEIEGAVKEADIVFLCLPTPPGGDGQADLTAVMKVADQLGSLIDDYTVIVNKSTVPVGTGDRVHKAIAENLDESLFDVVSNPEFLREGAAVDDFMYPERVVIGTSSEKAAEIMTTLYEPFVRSGNPIIVMDRRSSELTKYAANAMLATKITFMNEIANICEKVGANVDNVRRGVGTDSRIGKRFLFAGIGYGGSCFPKDVQAIHYTARQNGYDFRIIDSVMKVNESQKISIVEKMEDYYGTDDFSGKTFGMWGLSFKPETDDIREAPALYIADELVKRGAKLLAYDPEAISTFKRATNQQVLDNTTFVHDQKEALDDIDALVICTEWNEFRRPTVDNFADEMKQPVIFDGRNLYDLDRAEKAGITYISVGRPAVNV; translated from the coding sequence ATGAACATAGCAGTTATAGGCACCGGATATGTGGGGTTGGTCAGTGGTACCTGCTTTGCTGATTCGGGCAATAAGGTTACATGTGTAGACATCAATGAAGAGAAAATTGACCAACTGAAAGAAGGCCAAATTCCCATTTATGAACCGGGCCTGGAAACCCTGTTCTCCCGCGGACAGCGTGAGGGACGTCTCCATTTCACAACCGAGATAGAGGGAGCCGTAAAGGAGGCCGATATTGTATTTTTGTGTTTACCTACTCCTCCGGGCGGTGACGGACAGGCTGATCTCACCGCCGTTATGAAGGTGGCCGACCAGCTGGGATCGCTTATTGATGATTATACGGTCATTGTAAACAAATCTACCGTTCCTGTAGGTACGGGAGACCGCGTACATAAAGCTATCGCTGAAAATTTAGATGAATCATTGTTTGATGTGGTTTCCAACCCGGAGTTTTTGCGTGAAGGAGCGGCTGTAGATGATTTTATGTATCCCGAACGAGTAGTAATCGGTACTTCCAGCGAGAAGGCAGCCGAAATCATGACCACACTCTATGAACCGTTTGTCCGATCGGGTAATCCCATTATTGTAATGGACCGGCGCAGCTCAGAACTAACTAAATATGCTGCTAATGCAATGCTGGCAACGAAAATTACCTTTATGAATGAAATTGCCAATATCTGTGAAAAGGTGGGCGCAAATGTAGATAATGTGCGTCGCGGGGTAGGAACGGACTCCCGTATCGGTAAGCGTTTTCTTTTTGCTGGCATTGGATATGGGGGGAGCTGTTTTCCTAAAGATGTTCAGGCTATTCACTACACGGCCCGGCAAAATGGCTATGATTTTAGAATTATAGATTCGGTTATGAAAGTCAACGAATCTCAGAAAATATCTATCGTTGAAAAGATGGAGGATTATTATGGTACTGACGATTTTAGCGGCAAGACTTTTGGGATGTGGGGACTTTCTTTTAAGCCGGAAACAGATGACATCCGGGAAGCTCCGGCGCTATACATCGCCGATGAGCTTGTAAAACGGGGAGCAAAGCTGTTAGCTTATGATCCAGAGGCGATTAGTACTTTTAAGCGGGCGACCAACCAGCAAGTGCTGGATAATACCACCTTTGTACATGATCAGAAAGAAGCGCTGGATGATATAGACGCTTTGGTCATTTGTACCGAGTGGAATGAGTTTCGTCGCCCCACCGTCGATAATTTTGCCGACGAGATGAAGCAGCCGGTCATTTTTGACGGTCGCAATCTCTATGACTTGGACCGTGCAGAAAAAGCTGGCATTACTTATATCAGTGTAGGACGTCCGGCAGTAAATGTGTAA
- the greA gene encoding transcription elongation factor GreA, giving the protein MVEKNYLSREGFEKLEAELKDLKGRGRKEIAEEIAEARAKGDLSENAEYDAAKEAQGMLEKRIAELENALANARILDEEDVNIDKAYLLSTVTIYNHTVDKEVKYTLVSKDEANFKEGKISVKSPIGQAILGSEIGDVLEVEVPAGELKLEIKNIER; this is encoded by the coding sequence ATCGTGGAAAAGAACTACTTATCACGTGAAGGATTTGAAAAACTGGAAGCAGAGCTTAAAGATCTTAAAGGAAGAGGACGCAAGGAGATAGCCGAAGAGATTGCTGAGGCTCGAGCTAAGGGTGATTTAAGTGAAAATGCCGAGTATGATGCGGCAAAAGAGGCCCAGGGTATGCTTGAAAAGCGTATCGCTGAACTTGAGAATGCTCTGGCTAATGCCCGCATCCTCGATGAAGAAGATGTAAATATAGACAAGGCATACCTGCTTTCTACAGTCACCATCTACAATCATACTGTAGATAAAGAGGTGAAGTATACCTTGGTATCCAAGGATGAAGCAAACTTTAAAGAGGGCAAGATATCGGTTAAATCACCTATCGGTCAGGCTATTTTGGGCTCCGAAATAGGAGACGTACTAGAAGTGGAAGTGCCGGCCGGAGAACTAAAACTAGAAATCAAAAATATTGAGCGATAA
- the sufC gene encoding Fe-S cluster assembly ATPase SufC, producing the protein MLEIKDLHVRVEEDPSEKILKGVNLKVNEGEIHAIMGPNGSGKSTLSKVVAGHEAYEVTQGDILFDGESILELEADERAHLGIFLAFQYPVEVPGVTNKNLLRQAYNTVAKERGRHELDPLEFEDYALEKLKLIDMKKEFMDRSVNAGFSGGEKKRNEIFQMAVLNPRLSFLDETDSGLDIDALKIVANGINEISADDNAVVLVTHYQRILDYVTPDYVHVMIDGKIAKSGDKDLAIKLEDQGYDWLTNAASVNGEQ; encoded by the coding sequence GTGTTAGAAATCAAAGACTTACATGTTCGCGTAGAAGAAGATCCATCTGAAAAGATTCTAAAAGGAGTTAATCTAAAAGTAAATGAAGGTGAAATTCATGCCATTATGGGACCCAATGGAAGCGGTAAGAGTACGCTTTCCAAGGTCGTAGCAGGGCATGAGGCCTATGAGGTTACTCAGGGCGATATCCTGTTTGATGGCGAAAGTATTCTGGAGCTCGAGGCCGATGAGCGTGCTCATCTGGGTATTTTCCTGGCGTTCCAGTATCCTGTTGAAGTACCGGGCGTAACGAATAAAAATTTACTGCGTCAGGCCTACAATACGGTAGCCAAGGAACGCGGTCGTCACGAGCTAGATCCGCTTGAGTTTGAAGATTACGCTCTTGAGAAGCTTAAGCTTATTGACATGAAGAAAGAGTTTATGGATCGAAGCGTTAACGCCGGATTTAGTGGTGGAGAGAAAAAGCGTAATGAAATTTTCCAGATGGCTGTTTTAAATCCACGGCTTTCATTTTTGGACGAGACCGATTCCGGCCTCGATATTGATGCGCTTAAAATAGTAGCAAATGGTATTAATGAAATTTCTGCTGATGATAATGCAGTGGTACTTGTTACTCACTATCAGCGTATTCTGGATTATGTAACCCCGGATTACGTCCACGTAATGATTGACGGTAAAATTGCTAAGTCGGGCGACAAGGATCTTGCTATTAAGCTTGAAGATCAAGGTTACGACTGGTTAACGAATGCTGCATCTGTAAATGGAGAACAGTAA
- a CDS encoding NUDIX domain-containing protein, with protein MSRLVDLYAYRTGGEEVKILILKRSPDVMYAGQWRMIGGKVESGEKAYEAAQRELSEETGWKPQTFWTLPSVNQFYDVKSDTIQQIPAFAAEIATQSAPINLNYEHVEARWIRKEQISDYIWWPEQRRLMKLLISIVTQNKLLDEWIIPNKS; from the coding sequence ATGAGTCGCCTTGTTGATCTCTATGCCTACCGAACTGGTGGTGAAGAGGTAAAAATACTAATACTAAAAAGATCGCCGGACGTTATGTATGCAGGCCAATGGCGGATGATTGGCGGCAAGGTAGAGTCCGGTGAAAAAGCATATGAGGCGGCACAAAGGGAATTATCAGAGGAAACCGGGTGGAAGCCACAGACCTTTTGGACTCTTCCGTCCGTTAATCAATTTTACGATGTTAAGTCAGACACTATTCAGCAAATTCCAGCTTTTGCAGCAGAGATAGCAACACAGTCAGCCCCAATCAATCTAAATTATGAGCATGTAGAAGCCCGGTGGATTCGTAAAGAGCAAATATCTGATTATATTTGGTGGCCGGAACAGCGGCGGCTCATGAAGCTGTTAATCTCGATAGTAACTCAAAACAAATTGTTAGACGAGTGGATTATACCAAACAAATCATAA
- a CDS encoding dodecin family protein: MSLAKVIEVIAEGESVEQAVQNAVTQASKTVQNIKSVNCENIQGIVSNNQIEKYRVNAKVTFVVENS, encoded by the coding sequence ATGTCGTTAGCAAAAGTAATAGAGGTCATCGCTGAAGGAGAGTCCGTTGAACAAGCAGTTCAGAATGCCGTAACACAAGCATCGAAAACAGTTCAGAACATTAAAAGTGTCAACTGCGAAAATATCCAGGGAATTGTATCTAACAACCAGATCGAAAAGTACCGGGTGAATGCAAAGGTTACTTTCGTTGTCGAGAATTCCTGA
- a CDS encoding caspase family protein has translation MLLSVSCTTSRWVVKDREAVDSSDSKVLNEETFLHLSDSLSPENPVLKLEVLSNTTFQYTEKILVERTIQEYRLRPGFVILGLAGGAAAFYAGNSSQLGGNRMQSITLNTIGALLSVSGFFNLKPDGEPRPVGEERYLNDTGTFIETDTVRVDKNISSPANVSVTYNNRTVFEEEIEQISGGQINIPLANRFEDLKLTDPQPGQFEVEIEFQDSTYHYSNPVSSILDPYARVNTDFTELRREPAVNPENVLAQLAEGSQVYVEGIHNNDWYKVRYGIFESYIRRDDAEIQWRTANFSEDTEIITIPTVPFGNIDVESNIPHLREDIQSAQALIVTNESYVESLPQRRYTHRDGRLIEAYLKDGLGYQDENIHFLKDINDPQQVFDIIEKIDSSADENTELFVYIAGYGAIKADQEGNELFLKNIEQESNAAVDLPLKAFLTRLGNIPAQQKWVLADIDFSISMPDSLSNYQVEQYMASHASAFTEDPNTALLLGSEPGRPSRLYRSSTEDKNHHIFPYLFARALQQHRTDIIQIYSLLNQNISYTSRRLHDRSQSPMLYGDRTLSFFIPER, from the coding sequence TTGCTACTATCCGTTTCTTGTACGACCAGCCGATGGGTTGTAAAGGATCGCGAAGCTGTAGATTCCTCAGATTCAAAGGTACTTAATGAAGAAACCTTTTTACATCTGTCTGATTCCCTTTCACCCGAAAATCCCGTTCTTAAATTAGAAGTACTTTCAAATACGACTTTCCAATATACCGAGAAAATCTTGGTCGAGCGTACGATACAGGAATACCGATTGCGTCCGGGTTTTGTAATTTTGGGACTTGCCGGTGGAGCAGCCGCCTTTTATGCCGGTAATTCGAGCCAACTCGGAGGTAATAGGATGCAGTCTATCACCTTAAACACCATTGGTGCATTATTATCCGTTTCTGGTTTTTTTAATCTTAAGCCCGATGGAGAACCTCGCCCTGTCGGAGAGGAACGGTATCTTAATGATACCGGAACTTTTATCGAAACCGATACCGTTCGTGTTGACAAAAATATCTCTTCTCCAGCTAATGTTTCTGTAACTTATAATAATCGCACGGTTTTTGAAGAAGAAATAGAACAAATTAGTGGAGGACAAATCAATATTCCACTTGCCAACCGATTTGAAGATCTTAAGCTTACAGATCCTCAACCAGGACAGTTTGAGGTAGAAATAGAATTCCAGGATTCAACCTATCATTATTCGAATCCGGTATCTTCTATTCTGGACCCTTACGCCCGGGTAAATACAGATTTTACGGAACTTCGCAGGGAGCCAGCCGTAAATCCGGAAAACGTTTTGGCACAGTTAGCGGAAGGGAGTCAGGTTTATGTAGAGGGAATACATAATAACGATTGGTATAAAGTGCGATACGGTATATTTGAAAGCTATATCCGCAGAGATGATGCCGAAATACAGTGGAGAACGGCTAACTTCTCAGAAGATACTGAAATTATTACCATTCCTACTGTCCCATTTGGTAATATTGATGTGGAAAGTAATATCCCACATCTAAGGGAAGACATACAAAGTGCACAGGCCCTCATTGTTACAAACGAAAGTTATGTGGAATCACTGCCTCAGCGTCGCTACACTCACCGAGACGGCCGGCTAATAGAAGCGTACCTAAAAGATGGTTTGGGATATCAGGATGAAAATATTCATTTTTTAAAGGATATAAATGATCCTCAGCAAGTTTTTGATATAATCGAGAAGATAGATTCATCAGCCGATGAGAATACAGAGTTGTTTGTCTATATAGCCGGCTATGGAGCTATTAAGGCGGATCAAGAGGGTAATGAGCTATTTCTGAAAAATATTGAACAGGAATCGAATGCAGCAGTGGATTTGCCACTGAAGGCATTTTTAACCCGACTCGGTAATATTCCGGCCCAGCAAAAATGGGTATTAGCTGATATTGACTTCAGCATAAGTATGCCGGATAGCCTCTCAAATTATCAGGTAGAGCAATACATGGCATCACACGCTTCTGCTTTTACTGAAGATCCTAATACTGCTCTTCTTTTGGGAAGTGAACCTGGACGTCCTTCACGGCTGTACCGTTCATCTACGGAGGACAAGAATCACCATATATTTCCTTATCTTTTTGCCCGGGCGTTGCAACAACATAGGACCGATATTATTCAAATATACAGCCTCTTAAACCAGAACATTTCTTACACTTCCCGACGCCTTCACGATCGCTCACAATCTCCCATGCTCTACGGTGATCGTACGTTATCTTTTTTCATTCCGGAAAGATAA
- a CDS encoding UDP-glucuronic acid decarboxylase family protein: protein MKRVLITGGAGFLGSHLCDRYIKEGYEVICMDNLITGDSDNIAHLVGNDRFSFVNYDVTNYIHVSGDLDLILHFASPASPIDYLEMPIQTLKVGSLGTHKALGLAKAKNARFLLASTSEVYGDPLTHPQKENYWGNVNPIGHRGVYDEAKRFAEAMTMAYHRYHGIETRIVRIFNTYGSRMRLHDGRALPTFMRQALTGNSITVYGDGSQTRSFIYVDDLVEGIWRLSQSEFVEPVNLGNPQEISILEFAKEIIDLTNSNSEIVFEELPKDDPQIRQPDISRAREVLGWEPKYDRKEGLSKTLDYFKKKVLAND from the coding sequence ATGAAGCGTGTTCTTATCACTGGTGGGGCTGGATTTTTAGGTTCTCACCTTTGCGACCGCTATATAAAGGAGGGGTATGAGGTTATCTGTATGGATAATCTTATTACGGGAGACAGCGACAATATCGCTCATTTGGTTGGCAATGATCGCTTTTCCTTTGTCAATTATGACGTAACGAATTATATTCATGTTTCCGGTGATCTGGATCTTATCCTTCATTTTGCTTCGCCTGCATCTCCTATCGATTATCTCGAGATGCCTATCCAAACGCTGAAGGTAGGTTCCTTGGGTACGCATAAGGCGTTGGGGCTGGCTAAAGCTAAAAACGCTCGATTCCTGCTGGCCTCTACTAGTGAAGTATATGGTGATCCCCTTACACATCCCCAGAAAGAGAATTACTGGGGAAATGTTAATCCTATTGGTCACAGGGGGGTTTATGACGAAGCCAAACGTTTTGCTGAAGCCATGACAATGGCCTATCATCGTTATCATGGAATAGAAACGCGGATCGTCCGTATCTTCAATACCTACGGCTCGCGAATGCGTTTGCACGATGGACGAGCTCTGCCGACTTTCATGCGTCAGGCGCTCACTGGCAATTCGATTACAGTCTATGGAGACGGGTCGCAAACACGTTCCTTCATTTATGTCGATGACTTGGTTGAAGGTATTTGGCGACTCTCACAGAGCGAATTTGTGGAGCCAGTAAATCTTGGTAATCCCCAGGAAATTAGCATACTGGAGTTTGCCAAAGAGATTATTGATCTTACCAATTCCAATAGCGAGATTGTATTTGAGGAACTTCCCAAAGACGATCCGCAAATACGGCAGCCTGATATCTCACGGGCCCGGGAAGTACTGGGATGGGAACCAAAGTACGATCGAAAGGAGGGACTTAGTAAGACATTGGATTATTTCAAAAAGAAGGTTCTGGCCAACGACTGA
- the metG gene encoding methionine--tRNA ligase, giving the protein MSKRTLVTSALPYANGPIHLGHLAGAYLPSDLYVRYKRLTEEDIIHICGSDEHGVPITIAAEKEGVNPQDIVDRFHERNKQIFEDFGIEFDYYGRTSSETHHETSQAFFKKLYEDGVFVEKTEEQLYDPKAEMFLPDRYVKGTCPHCDYDEAYGDQCESCGTSLSPTDLINPKSAITGDTPETRETKHWYLPLGDFQEKLEQWLDTRENWKPNVMGQVKSWLDDGLADRAVTRDLSWGVPVPVEDSEGKVLYVWFDAPIGYISATKEWAEQQGDPERWKTYWQDEETDLIHFIGKDNIVFHCIMFPATLMAHGDYVLPKNVPANEFLNLEGKKLSTSRGWAVWLEDYLEDFDADLLRYVLGTTLPETKDSDFSWEGFQNKVNSELADILGNFVFRTTSFTKKYFEGEVPKLIDPTEKDLETLKKIQDQKEKISAAYEQFKLREAIAETMNLARIGNKYFTEMEPWKTRKEDRIICGNTLHVCLQITAALSVLFDPILPNKMKQLRSELNVSDDTGWKEINSSLLSAGASIEKGAILFEKIEDEEVEEQLQKLEERTAEQEENSDIEPLKENMTFDDFMKMDLRAGKIIAASPIEKADKLLKIEVDLGFEQRTIVSGISNDFSADEIVGQKVCVVANLAPKKLMGVESNGMILMAEEADGSLKFVETDAKPGSPIM; this is encoded by the coding sequence ATGTCCAAACGCACTCTTGTTACTTCTGCACTGCCTTACGCTAACGGTCCCATACATCTGGGACATTTGGCCGGGGCGTACCTGCCCTCTGACCTCTATGTACGCTATAAGCGCCTAACGGAGGAAGATATTATTCATATCTGCGGTTCGGATGAACATGGAGTTCCCATCACTATTGCAGCCGAAAAAGAAGGAGTCAATCCCCAGGATATTGTGGATCGTTTCCACGAACGTAACAAGCAGATATTTGAAGATTTCGGTATCGAATTTGATTACTACGGACGGACCAGCTCCGAAACACATCACGAAACCTCACAGGCTTTCTTTAAAAAACTTTATGAGGACGGGGTCTTCGTGGAAAAAACCGAAGAGCAACTGTATGATCCCAAGGCTGAGATGTTCCTCCCCGACCGGTATGTAAAGGGAACGTGTCCCCATTGCGACTATGATGAAGCTTATGGAGATCAATGCGAAAGTTGCGGAACCTCCTTATCTCCCACTGATCTGATCAATCCCAAGAGTGCTATTACCGGCGATACGCCCGAGACGCGGGAAACAAAGCACTGGTACCTGCCGCTGGGGGATTTCCAGGAGAAACTGGAGCAATGGTTGGATACCCGTGAAAACTGGAAGCCCAATGTAATGGGACAGGTTAAGAGCTGGCTCGATGATGGCCTTGCAGACAGGGCTGTTACGCGTGATCTCAGTTGGGGAGTTCCGGTACCGGTGGAGGATTCTGAAGGCAAGGTACTTTACGTGTGGTTTGATGCCCCTATCGGCTACATTTCGGCAACCAAGGAATGGGCTGAGCAGCAGGGCGATCCTGAGCGGTGGAAAACTTACTGGCAGGATGAAGAAACAGACCTCATCCATTTTATAGGTAAAGACAATATTGTGTTCCACTGCATTATGTTTCCGGCTACGCTTATGGCCCACGGTGACTATGTTTTGCCCAAAAATGTACCGGCCAATGAATTCCTGAACCTGGAGGGCAAGAAACTCTCAACTTCCCGTGGATGGGCCGTATGGCTGGAGGATTACCTTGAAGATTTTGACGCCGACCTGTTACGCTATGTACTCGGCACTACTCTCCCGGAAACAAAAGATTCTGATTTCTCTTGGGAAGGATTCCAGAATAAGGTCAACAGCGAACTGGCTGATATCCTGGGCAATTTTGTATTCCGAACCACTTCATTTACTAAGAAATACTTTGAAGGGGAAGTCCCTAAGCTCATTGATCCCACGGAGAAAGACCTCGAGACCTTGAAGAAAATTCAGGATCAGAAAGAAAAGATAAGCGCTGCTTATGAGCAGTTTAAACTGCGGGAAGCTATCGCCGAGACCATGAATCTCGCGCGTATCGGGAATAAATATTTTACAGAGATGGAACCCTGGAAAACGCGGAAAGAAGACCGCATAATCTGTGGCAATACTCTTCACGTATGCCTGCAAATTACTGCGGCCCTGAGCGTGCTTTTTGATCCTATCCTACCCAACAAGATGAAGCAGCTTCGCAGTGAACTAAACGTTTCGGACGATACCGGATGGAAAGAGATCAACTCCTCCCTCCTGTCTGCGGGAGCTTCCATTGAAAAGGGCGCCATTCTTTTTGAAAAGATAGAAGACGAGGAAGTGGAAGAACAGTTGCAAAAACTGGAAGAGCGTACCGCAGAACAGGAAGAAAATTCAGACATTGAGCCGCTGAAGGAAAATATGACCTTCGATGACTTTATGAAGATGGATCTACGTGCCGGCAAAATCATTGCAGCCTCCCCCATTGAAAAGGCCGATAAGCTACTTAAGATCGAAGTTGACCTGGGCTTTGAACAGCGGACTATTGTTTCCGGGATCTCCAACGATTTTAGTGCAGATGAAATCGTCGGGCAAAAAGTATGCGTAGTGGCAAACTTGGCTCCAAAGAAACTTATGGGCGTGGAAAGCAACGGCATGATCCTGATGGCTGAA
- the sufB gene encoding Fe-S cluster assembly protein SufB, producing the protein MSETEALESMVGGEYKYGFTTDVEYEDFPTGINEDIIREISRRKDEPEWVLEFRLEAFEKWKQMEEPDWPNVEYTSPDFENIQYYSSTKKKDGKKKPDSLEDVDPQILETYEKLGIPLDEQKQLQGIAVDAVFDSESIFTTFKEKLAEAGVIFCSISEAIQEHPELVKEYMGTVVPKGDNFYAALNSAVFSDGSFVYVPEDTVCPMELSTYFRINNMQSGQFERTLIICEDNSHVSYLEGCTAPQYQQNQLHAAVVELVALEDAEIKYSTIQNWYSGDEDGQGGIFNFVTKRGHCRGDNSKISWTQVETGSAITWKYPSVILQGDNSIGEFYSVAVTNQRQQADTGTKMIHIGKNTKSTIISKGISAGNSDNSYRGLVKISPRADGAQNYSVCDSMLIGQTCGAHTFPYIESANPTAKVEHEASTSRVGEDQIFYLQQRGMDEDDAISLIVNGFAKEVLQELPMEFAVEADKLLGIKLEGSVG; encoded by the coding sequence ATGAGTGAAACTGAAGCTCTTGAATCAATGGTTGGTGGTGAATATAAGTACGGCTTCACCACTGATGTAGAATATGAAGATTTTCCCACGGGTATTAACGAAGATATTATTCGGGAAATTTCCCGACGCAAGGATGAGCCAGAGTGGGTTTTAGAATTCCGTCTGGAAGCTTTTGAAAAGTGGAAGCAGATGGAAGAGCCGGACTGGCCCAATGTGGAATATACCAGCCCTGACTTCGAAAACATCCAATACTATTCTTCTACCAAAAAGAAGGATGGTAAGAAAAAGCCCGATAGTCTTGAGGATGTTGATCCTCAGATTCTGGAAACCTATGAAAAACTAGGTATCCCGTTGGATGAGCAGAAACAGCTGCAAGGCATTGCTGTTGATGCTGTTTTTGACAGTGAATCTATCTTCACTACTTTTAAAGAAAAGCTGGCAGAAGCGGGCGTTATATTCTGTTCTATTTCGGAAGCAATCCAAGAACATCCGGAGCTTGTAAAAGAATATATGGGAACCGTAGTGCCGAAAGGGGATAATTTCTATGCGGCACTGAACTCCGCCGTATTCTCTGACGGATCTTTTGTGTATGTACCGGAAGATACGGTCTGTCCGATGGAGCTTTCTACTTATTTCCGAATCAACAACATGCAGTCCGGACAATTTGAGCGTACCCTCATAATTTGTGAGGACAATAGCCATGTTAGTTACCTCGAAGGCTGTACGGCCCCTCAGTACCAGCAAAATCAGCTGCATGCTGCGGTTGTAGAGTTAGTTGCCCTTGAAGATGCTGAAATCAAGTATTCTACCATTCAGAACTGGTATTCCGGAGATGAAGACGGTCAGGGCGGTATATTCAACTTTGTTACAAAGAGAGGGCACTGCCGCGGTGATAATTCCAAGATTTCATGGACCCAGGTTGAAACGGGTTCTGCCATCACCTGGAAATATCCAAGCGTGATTTTGCAGGGAGACAATTCCATAGGTGAATTTTATTCCGTTGCTGTAACGAATCAGCGCCAGCAGGCGGATACCGGAACTAAGATGATTCACATAGGCAAGAATACCAAGAGCACCATTATATCCAAAGGTATTTCAGCGGGTAATTCCGACAACAGTTACCGTGGACTTGTGAAAATTAGTCCCCGTGCCGATGGAGCACAGAATTATTCGGTTTGTGACTCTATGCTAATCGGACAAACCTGTGGGGCGCATACGTTCCCGTATATTGAATCCGCAAATCCTACAGCTAAGGTTGAGCATGAGGCATCTACCAGCAGGGTTGGAGAAGATCAGATTTTTTATCTGCAGCAGCGCGGTATGGATGAGGACGATGCTATCTCCCTCATCGTAAATGGGTTTGCTAAAGAAGTACTTCAGGAACTGCCCATGGAATTTGCTGTTGAGGCCGATAAGTTGCTTGGCATTAAGCTTGAAGGCAGCGTCGGTTAA
- a CDS encoding sulfite exporter TauE/SafE family protein: MSDSKEPNITTDFKTAYSYRKRLFYTLSAIVAAIIIAGFWNYHLVDGFGQDIIAGNTIGDTSELSNDYETKGSGFGFIFAAIAGLAATFTACNCVVFAMIPGLVCPVDEQSHQTSAWKAFGLFVLGVLGITALYGAFIGFLGADGTAALNERSVRLTQAQVVFSLLGLIMLIWGLLEMEFFDSVRKSFPDRLRSLMNRTTSKALLLGLLVGFFAIGRPFPVFREFLLYAASANSPVYGAGVMVVQGIGQIAVMALLFVLIIWLGRNKISATAQSSPYKFQLISGVALITGGMYFIYYWGLAFIFDIGRWGFKLGWY, from the coding sequence ATGTCTGATTCAAAAGAACCGAATATAACTACAGATTTTAAAACTGCCTATTCTTATCGTAAACGGTTATTTTATACGTTATCTGCTATTGTAGCAGCTATAATTATTGCCGGCTTCTGGAATTATCATTTGGTAGATGGATTTGGTCAGGATATTATTGCCGGAAATACCATCGGCGATACATCGGAACTGAGTAATGATTATGAAACAAAAGGTAGTGGTTTTGGATTTATCTTTGCAGCTATTGCAGGTCTTGCCGCTACTTTTACAGCCTGTAACTGTGTGGTATTCGCTATGATTCCGGGTTTAGTCTGCCCGGTTGATGAACAATCACACCAGACCTCTGCCTGGAAAGCATTTGGATTATTTGTGCTGGGAGTCTTAGGCATTACAGCACTTTACGGAGCGTTCATCGGTTTCCTGGGAGCTGATGGTACTGCCGCTCTTAATGAACGATCTGTTCGCCTAACGCAGGCACAGGTAGTTTTTAGCCTGCTGGGATTGATCATGCTGATATGGGGACTGCTCGAAATGGAATTTTTCGACTCAGTCAGAAAATCCTTCCCGGATCGTCTCCGTTCATTGATGAATCGGACAACATCAAAAGCGTTGCTATTGGGACTCTTGGTTGGTTTCTTTGCGATCGGTCGTCCTTTCCCTGTTTTTAGAGAATTCCTGCTGTATGCTGCTAGCGCTAACAGCCCTGTTTATGGAGCTGGAGTAATGGTTGTTCAGGGAATTGGCCAAATTGCCGTAATGGCTCTCCTTTTTGTGTTGATTATTTGGTTAGGGAGAAATAAGATAAGCGCTACTGCCCAATCCAGTCCATACAAGTTTCAACTTATCAGCGGGGTAGCACTGATTACAGGGGGCATGTATTTCATCTACTACTGGGGACTTGCTTTTATTTTTGATATTGGTCGATGGGGCTTTAAACTAGGCTGGTATTAA